In a genomic window of Gossypium arboreum isolate Shixiya-1 chromosome 9, ASM2569848v2, whole genome shotgun sequence:
- the LOC108455862 gene encoding protein MICROTUBULE BINDING PROTEIN 2C isoform X2, with protein sequence MFEPQHLLDLQENSGFGTWLSGDNSNSSPTHRRVESSLVHSAPGDVDRVLYKDLVEMIPLVQSLIERKANSSFTRRGSMIYTKTPSRESLSRKTTDVKGRNAGLAIPVKKKKDQVDKIGDSLPIFSSRDLIAEKENEELIALRGQVEDLQKKLLEKEDLLKSAEISKNHINDVQAELEQLNRHAAEKDSLIKSIQLQLSDAKIKLADKQAALEKTQWEAMTSKQKLEKLQNDIDSMQGEFSSFMLLLNGLTKKNRTAYAEDYDVAPYHSDHFPHLDDVDDKEMPKMEEARQAYVAALDAAKEKQDEESLAAAASARLHLQSFLFKSEGA encoded by the exons atgtTTGAGCCGCAACATTTGTTAGATTTACAAGAAAATTCAGGTTTTGGAACTTGGCTTTCAGGGGATAACAGTAACTCGTCCCCGACTCACCGTCGAGTTGAGTCCTCACTCGTTCATTCAGCTCCTGGCGATGTGGATCGTGTCCTCTACAAGGATCTCGTTGAGATGATCCCTCTTGTTCAGTCCCTCATT GAGCGTAAAGCAAATAGTTCATTTACAAGGCGTGGATCGATGATATATACCAAGACACCTTCAAGGGAATCCCTATCTCGTAAA ACTACGGATGTAAAAGGAAGGAATGCAGGTTTGGCTATTCcagtgaaaaagaaaaaggatcaaGTAGACAAGATTGGTGATAGTTTACCAATCTTTTCCTCGAGGGATTTGATAGCAGAAAAGGAAAATGAGGAGTTAATTGCACTGAGAGGACAAGTGGAGGATCTGCAAAAGAAGTTGTTGGAGAAAGAGGACCTTCTAAAATCTGCAGAGATTTCAAAGAACCATATTAATGATGTTCAAGCAGAACTTGAGCAACTGAATCGACATGCTGCAGAAAAGGACTCTTTAATCAAGTCCATTCAGCTGCAACTCTCTGATGCTAAG ATTAAGCTAGCAGACAAGCAGGCGGCCTTAGAAAAGACACAATGGGAAGCAATGACATCTAAACAAAAGTTGGAGAAGCTGCAAAATGATATAGACTCCATGCAAGGGGAATTTTCATCATTTATGCTGTTATTAAATGGCTTGACAAAGAAAAATCGCACCGCATATGCTGAAGATTATGATGTAGCACCATACCATTCGGATCATTTCCCTCACCTG GATGATGTAGATGACAAGGAGATGCCGAAAATGGAAGAAGCAAGGCAAGCTTACGTCGCTGCTCTCGATGCTGCCAAAGAGAAGCAAGACGAAGAATCCCTTGCTGCTGCAGCCAGTGCAAGGCTACATCTTCaatcctttcttttcaaatccgaagGTGCGTAA
- the LOC108455862 gene encoding protein MICROTUBULE BINDING PROTEIN 2C isoform X1, which produces MFEPQHLLDLQENSGFGTWLSGDNSNSSPTHRRVESSLVHSAPGDVDRVLYKDLVEMIPLVQSLIVIFPSFFTERKANSSFTRRGSMIYTKTPSRESLSRKTTDVKGRNAGLAIPVKKKKDQVDKIGDSLPIFSSRDLIAEKENEELIALRGQVEDLQKKLLEKEDLLKSAEISKNHINDVQAELEQLNRHAAEKDSLIKSIQLQLSDAKIKLADKQAALEKTQWEAMTSKQKLEKLQNDIDSMQGEFSSFMLLLNGLTKKNRTAYAEDYDVAPYHSDHFPHLDDVDDKEMPKMEEARQAYVAALDAAKEKQDEESLAAAASARLHLQSFLFKSEGA; this is translated from the exons atgtTTGAGCCGCAACATTTGTTAGATTTACAAGAAAATTCAGGTTTTGGAACTTGGCTTTCAGGGGATAACAGTAACTCGTCCCCGACTCACCGTCGAGTTGAGTCCTCACTCGTTCATTCAGCTCCTGGCGATGTGGATCGTGTCCTCTACAAGGATCTCGTTGAGATGATCCCTCTTGTTCAGTCCCTCATTGTAATCTTTCCCTCTTTTTTTACT GAGCGTAAAGCAAATAGTTCATTTACAAGGCGTGGATCGATGATATATACCAAGACACCTTCAAGGGAATCCCTATCTCGTAAA ACTACGGATGTAAAAGGAAGGAATGCAGGTTTGGCTATTCcagtgaaaaagaaaaaggatcaaGTAGACAAGATTGGTGATAGTTTACCAATCTTTTCCTCGAGGGATTTGATAGCAGAAAAGGAAAATGAGGAGTTAATTGCACTGAGAGGACAAGTGGAGGATCTGCAAAAGAAGTTGTTGGAGAAAGAGGACCTTCTAAAATCTGCAGAGATTTCAAAGAACCATATTAATGATGTTCAAGCAGAACTTGAGCAACTGAATCGACATGCTGCAGAAAAGGACTCTTTAATCAAGTCCATTCAGCTGCAACTCTCTGATGCTAAG ATTAAGCTAGCAGACAAGCAGGCGGCCTTAGAAAAGACACAATGGGAAGCAATGACATCTAAACAAAAGTTGGAGAAGCTGCAAAATGATATAGACTCCATGCAAGGGGAATTTTCATCATTTATGCTGTTATTAAATGGCTTGACAAAGAAAAATCGCACCGCATATGCTGAAGATTATGATGTAGCACCATACCATTCGGATCATTTCCCTCACCTG GATGATGTAGATGACAAGGAGATGCCGAAAATGGAAGAAGCAAGGCAAGCTTACGTCGCTGCTCTCGATGCTGCCAAAGAGAAGCAAGACGAAGAATCCCTTGCTGCTGCAGCCAGTGCAAGGCTACATCTTCaatcctttcttttcaaatccgaagGTGCGTAA
- the LOC108455226 gene encoding dof zinc finger protein DOF5.4: MQDTHSIGGGRIFSGGGGFGYGRLRPQHHQALECPRCDSLNTKFCYYNNYNLSQPRYFCKSCRRYWTKGGVLRNVPVGGGCRKARHSKIKPSATITVAAAAVQPQLLQQQHCNQLKENTHSCSKSYSLTADNFNVPATNNNNISGGSTVEAAPAITSHSSLINASDSKFYENPNDLGFTEMESFTSLITWSNNETVPFGFGNVFSEQGQWQQLQQQPKTVSTGVEELTMGLLDPTVDIELANLDNRSKGEDYGGFRPLDWEGSGDQGTTLLDLSNGSFDQTYWNQNQWADQDPPTLYLP; encoded by the coding sequence ATGCAAGACACCCACTCGATCGGAGGTGGCCGTATATTCAGCGGCGGCGGAGGATTCGGTTACGGCAGGTTACGGCCGCAGCACCACCAAGCACTCGAGTGTCCCCGCTGCGACTCTCTCAATACAAAATTCTGTTACTACAACAACTACAACCTCTCTCAGCCACGTTATTTCTGTAAGAGCTGCCGTCGTTACTGGACGAAAGGTGGCGTACTTCGAAACGTCCCCGTCGGCGGCGGCTGTCGTAAAGCCAGGCACTCGAAAATCAAACCATCCGCAACCATCACAGTTGCCGCAGCCGCTGTACAGCCACAGCTCCTCCAGCAGCAACACTGTAATCAACTTAAAGAGAATACTCATTCCTGCAGCAAGAGTTACAGTCTTACCGCAGACAATTTTAACGTACCAGCGACGAATAACAATAATATCTCCGGCGGCAGCACCGTCGAAGCGGCGCCGGCGATAACGTCTCATTCGAGCTTGATAAATGCAAGCGATTCGAAATTTTACGAAAATCCTAATGATTTAGGGTTTACGGAGATGGAGAGTTTTACGAGCTTGATCACTTGGTCGAACAATGAAACGGTGCCGTTTGGCTTCGGTAATGTATTCAGTGAGCAAGGACAATGGCAGCAACTGCAACAGCAGCCAAAAACGGTGAGCACGGGAGTGGAGGAACTCACAATGGGATTGCTTGATCCAACGGTAGATATTGAGTTAGCAAATTTGGATAATAGATCTAAGGGTGAAGATTATGGAGGATTTCGACCGTTGGATTGGGAAGGGAGTGGAGATCAAGGGACGACTTTGCTTGATCTTTCTAATGGAAGTTTTGATCAGACGTATTGGAATCAAAATCAGTGGGCTGATCAAGATCCTCCTACACTCTATCTCCCGTAA